Proteins from a single region of Verrucosispora sp. NA02020:
- a CDS encoding nucleoside deaminase, which translates to MRRALEIAVTGSVGGAPLPTDVDSAPAGSVDDVPVGAVLYGPDGAELAVGRNERELTGDPTAHAEVLALRRAAQRWGRWRLDGCTLVVTLEPCTMCAGALVLARVSTVVFGAWEPKTGAAGSLWDVLRDRRLNHRPEVYGGVLEAENAAVLRAFFR; encoded by the coding sequence ATGCGCCGGGCGCTGGAGATCGCGGTGACCGGTTCTGTCGGCGGCGCGCCCCTCCCCACCGACGTCGACTCGGCCCCGGCCGGCTCCGTCGACGACGTGCCGGTGGGCGCGGTGCTCTACGGCCCGGACGGCGCCGAGCTGGCGGTGGGCCGCAACGAGCGGGAGCTGACCGGGGACCCGACCGCGCACGCCGAGGTGCTGGCGCTGCGCCGGGCCGCCCAGCGGTGGGGCCGGTGGCGGCTGGACGGCTGCACGCTGGTGGTGACCCTGGAACCCTGCACCATGTGCGCGGGCGCCCTGGTGCTGGCCCGGGTCTCGACCGTGGTGTTCGGCGCGTGGGAGCCGAAGACCGGGGCCGCCGGTTCGCTCTGGGACGTGCTGCGCGACCGCCGACTCAACCACCGACCCGAGGTGTACGGCGGCGTGCTGGAGGCGGAGAACGCCGCCGTCCTGCGCGCCTTCTTCCGCTGA
- a CDS encoding SLATT domain-containing protein, which produces MSERRGVMIRELDRLYEDASYTAQTYFEAAKSADLWGKNVVFLPAVASAVASILVALGEPKQWGAIGAVAGAIAATAAFLGADRKASSLKDTARKFTVLRHAVRLERELSEGRKEEELEQALRGLRDQYDLIVSTNEIVSSRFFRKASKRLKGGVLKYDSDN; this is translated from the coding sequence TTGAGTGAGCGCAGGGGCGTCATGATTCGTGAGTTAGATCGACTTTATGAGGATGCGAGTTACACCGCCCAAACCTACTTCGAGGCAGCAAAGTCGGCCGACCTGTGGGGAAAGAACGTAGTATTTCTGCCTGCTGTCGCGAGCGCTGTGGCGTCGATCCTGGTTGCGCTCGGTGAGCCTAAGCAGTGGGGCGCGATAGGTGCCGTGGCTGGCGCGATTGCTGCGACTGCGGCTTTTCTGGGAGCCGACCGAAAGGCGAGTTCGCTGAAGGATACGGCTCGAAAGTTCACTGTCCTTCGGCACGCTGTCCGATTAGAGCGAGAACTTTCTGAAGGGCGGAAAGAGGAAGAATTGGAGCAAGCACTTAGAGGTCTGCGTGACCAGTACGATTTGATTGTTTCAACCAATGAGATCGTGTCCAGCAGATTTTTTCGCAAAGCCTCTAAGCGCCTGAAAGGTGGCGTTCTGAAATATGATTCCGACAACTGA
- a CDS encoding M23 family metallopeptidase, giving the protein MVSLRIGRRRAYAVLLLVPVLAAAGCGTPPPPPVGSPTGSATPPVTTGAPAPTAATPDTTTPDTTTPDTADQPAATASPTRAGLRHVFPVRATKVAYHPTHSAYPGTDIFADCGEPFVAVTDGTIGEVSRRDRYDKQGPQGPYNGGLSVSVLGDDGVRYYGSHLTEVADDIAPGVRVRAGQQLGTVGRTGNANNVCHLHFGISPPCLGEDGWWIRRGVIWPAPYLDSWREGGNREPAAKVAAWHRKNGCPERPPAR; this is encoded by the coding sequence ATGGTCTCGCTGAGGATCGGACGCCGTCGCGCGTACGCCGTGCTACTGCTCGTGCCGGTGCTCGCCGCCGCCGGCTGCGGGACGCCCCCTCCCCCGCCCGTGGGGTCGCCGACCGGCTCGGCGACGCCGCCGGTCACCACCGGGGCGCCGGCTCCGACCGCCGCGACGCCGGACACCACGACGCCGGACACCACGACGCCGGACACCGCGGACCAGCCGGCGGCGACCGCGAGTCCGACCCGCGCCGGGCTCCGGCACGTCTTCCCGGTACGCGCGACGAAGGTGGCCTACCACCCGACCCACTCGGCGTACCCGGGGACCGACATCTTCGCCGACTGCGGCGAACCCTTCGTGGCGGTCACCGACGGCACGATCGGTGAGGTCAGCCGCCGGGACCGGTACGACAAACAGGGGCCGCAGGGGCCGTACAACGGTGGCCTGTCGGTGTCGGTGCTCGGCGACGACGGCGTGCGCTACTACGGCTCCCACCTGACCGAGGTCGCCGACGACATCGCGCCGGGCGTGCGGGTACGCGCCGGGCAGCAGCTCGGCACCGTGGGCCGGACCGGCAACGCCAACAACGTCTGCCACCTCCACTTCGGCATCTCCCCGCCGTGCCTGGGTGAGGACGGTTGGTGGATCCGCCGGGGCGTGATCTGGCCCGCGCCGTACCTCGACTCGTGGCGCGAGGGCGGCAACCGCGAGCCGGCGGCGAAGGTGGCGGCGTGGCACCGCAAGAACGGCTGCCCGGAGCGACCCCCGGCGCGTTGA
- a CDS encoding TetR/AcrR family transcriptional regulator, protein MTVDGRLARGERTRTAVLDAAVSLASANGLDGLSLGHLADSLGVSKSGLFAHWRSKEALQLATIDRAAAQWQERIVAPALRAPRGVRRIRALHEARIDFYAAQVLPGGCFFATTEFEFNARPGPVRDRLAEVFADWTAFLERLVRDAVERGELPADLDVALLAYEIDAYGIAAAMRSRLLDPETTYRHARRGVLTRLRALCPDPTLLPEGP, encoded by the coding sequence ATGACCGTCGACGGCCGGCTCGCCCGGGGTGAGCGCACCCGCACCGCAGTGCTGGACGCCGCCGTCAGCCTGGCCTCCGCCAACGGGCTCGACGGCCTCTCCCTCGGGCACCTCGCCGACTCCCTCGGCGTGAGCAAGTCCGGCCTCTTCGCGCACTGGCGCTCCAAGGAGGCGCTGCAACTCGCCACCATCGACCGGGCGGCAGCGCAGTGGCAGGAACGGATCGTCGCGCCGGCCCTGCGCGCACCCCGGGGCGTACGCCGCATCCGGGCGCTGCACGAGGCACGGATCGACTTCTACGCCGCGCAGGTGCTGCCCGGTGGCTGTTTCTTCGCCACCACCGAGTTCGAGTTCAACGCCCGCCCCGGGCCGGTCCGGGATCGCCTGGCCGAGGTCTTCGCCGACTGGACGGCGTTCCTGGAACGGCTCGTCCGGGACGCCGTCGAGCGGGGCGAACTCCCCGCCGACCTGGACGTCGCGCTGCTCGCGTACGAGATCGACGCGTACGGGATCGCGGCGGCGATGCGTTCCCGGCTGCTCGACCCGGAGACCACCTACCGACACGCCCGTCGGGGCGTACTGACCCGTCTGCGGGCGCTCTGCCCCGATCCCACCCTGCTACCGGAAGGCCCCTGA
- a CDS encoding RNA-directed DNA polymerase — translation MPIPEAPLVEFLDLAWSQVGKGSGDLDLPDPIAFADVNYAWPKFRAETVRKIQDGDYKDTHVEIVDVPKDRLMVRPLARLQLRQRLIYDAAIYGAAHVISKAIPRAVYSYRWWRRERRILAPKRSWIDWKRDAKRFHLNHPSWLMARTDIASFYEYVDIDTLGADLASLGAPPWTVDIIRNFLRSFNNLHGVSGIPQGPDSSGILANLYLQPVDIQLKDQGFVHYRYSDDMLIFGQNWLGLRDALLKMNRTLRGRRLILSSAKTKIVDSHSILGELEDMDKDAISYGLSVGIPGSVKELRKYFDRTVSRDPVSARDLRYGLNRLKESKDDYAVSWLLANMGEVPHMARDMLSYLSRFHHAQPEIPSTVADSLMNSKLSLYPFAQQHLLIYLIHHRVAAPVVREAAWSLLRDRNVDGFVREFAARFLGLHSRLGDAARLRQEFDRESDMRVRRALLVACYESGHCTNHFLTSVQSSARPLRGTARYLKSNPALIPLPLFEEVAR, via the coding sequence ATGCCAATCCCCGAAGCGCCTCTAGTCGAGTTTTTGGATTTAGCCTGGTCTCAAGTCGGGAAAGGTAGTGGGGATCTAGATCTTCCGGATCCGATTGCCTTCGCGGACGTTAATTACGCTTGGCCTAAGTTTCGTGCCGAGACGGTACGAAAGATTCAAGATGGCGACTATAAGGACACGCATGTCGAGATCGTGGATGTTCCTAAAGATCGGCTTATGGTTCGCCCCCTAGCTCGTCTCCAGTTGCGGCAGAGGCTAATTTATGATGCTGCTATTTATGGTGCCGCCCATGTGATATCAAAGGCGATTCCTCGGGCGGTCTATAGCTATCGATGGTGGAGGCGGGAGCGGCGAATCCTCGCCCCAAAGCGTAGTTGGATCGACTGGAAGCGAGATGCGAAGCGGTTCCACCTAAATCACCCGAGTTGGTTGATGGCCCGCACCGACATCGCTTCATTTTACGAGTATGTGGATATCGACACCCTCGGTGCCGACCTAGCATCGCTCGGCGCTCCACCCTGGACCGTCGACATTATCCGAAATTTCTTGAGGTCATTTAATAATTTGCACGGGGTGTCGGGAATCCCTCAGGGGCCGGATTCTTCCGGAATTTTGGCGAACCTCTACCTTCAACCTGTAGATATTCAGCTTAAGGATCAGGGCTTTGTTCACTACCGATACTCTGATGACATGCTGATCTTCGGGCAGAATTGGCTAGGCCTGCGCGATGCTCTTCTTAAGATGAATCGCACCCTTCGAGGTCGTCGGCTAATTCTTTCTTCAGCCAAGACAAAAATTGTCGACAGCCACTCTATTCTTGGCGAGTTAGAGGACATGGACAAGGATGCCATCTCTTATGGTCTGAGTGTTGGGATACCGGGTTCCGTAAAAGAGTTGAGGAAGTACTTCGATCGAACGGTATCTAGGGATCCGGTCTCGGCCAGGGATCTTCGGTACGGTCTCAACCGCCTCAAAGAAAGCAAAGATGACTACGCCGTTAGTTGGCTTTTGGCAAACATGGGGGAGGTTCCGCACATGGCGCGCGATATGCTTTCCTATTTGAGTCGCTTTCATCACGCCCAGCCGGAAATTCCTTCCACAGTGGCGGATTCTCTAATGAACAGCAAGTTATCCCTGTATCCCTTTGCCCAGCAGCATTTGTTGATCTATCTAATTCATCACAGGGTTGCCGCTCCTGTTGTCAGAGAAGCCGCTTGGAGCCTTCTAAGGGATCGCAATGTAGACGGTTTCGTTCGGGAATTTGCCGCACGTTTTCTTGGGCTCCATTCGCGTCTAGGTGACGCGGCACGACTGCGACAGGAGTTCGATCGCGAGAGCGATATGAGGGTACGTCGAGCGTTATTGGTGGCGTGCTACGAATCGGGGCACTGCACTAATCACTTCTTAACATCCGTTCAGTCTTCCGCTCGGCCGCTTCGCGGTACGGCGCGCTACCTCAAAAGCAATCCTGCGCTAATTCCGCTGCCCTTATTCGAGGAGGTGGCCCGTTGA
- a CDS encoding tRNA adenosine deaminase-associated protein translates to MSYFAAAVVREKGGWTAAELSLRGAADVDEVAERLRDLAPDADLSLLFVEADDTYLVILRLDGGEDLRVFGSDSAYAEESRLGALLVGDLKTSVTGLDDTEEVRPATTSGGDDNEQPAVDPEADPVGEADLLTDLGIPAQRLLALCAHEGMMPADVTAEVCQVLGCVDDVEELREV, encoded by the coding sequence GTGTCGTACTTCGCTGCGGCCGTCGTGCGGGAAAAGGGTGGCTGGACTGCCGCCGAGCTGAGTCTGCGGGGTGCCGCCGACGTCGACGAGGTGGCCGAGCGCCTCCGTGACCTCGCCCCCGACGCGGACCTGTCGCTGCTGTTCGTCGAGGCGGACGACACCTATCTGGTCATCCTCCGCCTCGACGGGGGTGAGGACCTGCGCGTCTTCGGTTCCGACTCGGCGTACGCGGAGGAGTCCCGGCTGGGTGCCCTGCTGGTCGGCGACCTCAAGACGTCGGTCACCGGGCTGGACGACACCGAGGAGGTACGCCCGGCGACCACCAGCGGTGGCGACGACAACGAGCAACCCGCCGTCGACCCGGAGGCGGACCCGGTCGGCGAGGCGGACCTCCTCACCGACCTGGGCATCCCCGCGCAGCGCCTGCTGGCGCTCTGTGCCCACGAGGGGATGATGCCGGCCGACGTCACCGCCGAGGTGTGCCAGGTGCTCGGCTGCGTGGACGACGTCGAGGAGCTGCGTGAGGTCTGA
- a CDS encoding glycosyl hydrolase: MRPPVPRRTRHRLLAATAAAALVLGGLAVTATSPAQAAPVGAGSYTTTPVGPLPSGCGDMTTNPRQFATADAPPGPIPTNDWWSSLLWKRLNCSFSEPLHAHPASYRPVTDGLGFSAESVAAISGTATGVGEYKYPYVEDIRVGVAGLAAPIVRVADWTDWTVTPYWSDGTRTLRATIGHGLPFAYFRTTGGDAVINANGGGFTVFSNSAGRISFSVRGHDYVAYAPSGATWTVSGTRISSNLAGRGYFSVALLPATGDATARAQLATTYGQYAHAHVTGTRVGYTYNQSTSRVETRYTFTTTPREGTETRTVVSLYPHQWKSLTGATPIAPTYPSARGRMKVLTGVGEFRTSMRFHGVLPELPAVATGAGADLTTLRQQLAAVRSNPMDQRGGDTYWTGKGLGRASRIAEIADLVGDTETRTSALNAIRSTLNDWLTASPGETERLFYYDQRWGTLIGYPASYGSDQELNDHHFHYGYYIAAAATLAKFDPSWARQDQYGGMIDLLIRDANNYDRADTRFPYLRDFDIYAGHDWASGHGSFASGNNQESSSEGMNFANALIQWGQATGNTAVRDAGIFIYTTQAAAIHEYWFDVNDENFPAGFGHSNVGMVWGDGGAYATWFSAEPEMIQGINLLPITGGHLYLGYHPNYNSIKYQELVRNNGGEPTVWQDIHWQFLALGDADSALAKLRANPGYTPEEGESRAHTFHWIRNLAGLGRVDTGITADHPLAAVFNRNGARTYVASNISATPLTVRFSDGTQLTVAAGRTATSGAHTWSGGSAGGGVPPGPTPTPTPTPTPTPTPTPTPTPTPTNPPGSGQPTRYLLAGGGLGTAGTAGTTTVASAGGTNRDGTPTNPSVFTATGLTLDHTGGQTAFDLLLDAGNAVGNGVQVRVSYDLTGNGSWERVETYRYFATDPVPGWETYTQAAGLHSSTGSLGNLRGGTVRVEVWSAIGNNSSTLGVGNRSVVRLPYS; encoded by the coding sequence ATGCGACCTCCCGTCCCACGCCGTACCCGTCATCGGCTGCTGGCCGCCACCGCCGCAGCAGCCCTCGTCCTCGGCGGGCTGGCCGTCACCGCCACCTCCCCCGCGCAGGCCGCGCCCGTCGGCGCCGGCAGCTACACCACCACCCCCGTCGGCCCGCTGCCCAGCGGCTGCGGCGACATGACCACCAACCCTCGGCAGTTCGCCACCGCCGACGCGCCGCCCGGCCCGATCCCCACCAACGACTGGTGGTCCTCGCTGCTGTGGAAGCGGCTCAACTGCTCCTTCAGCGAGCCGCTGCACGCCCACCCGGCGTCCTACCGGCCGGTCACCGACGGACTCGGCTTCTCCGCCGAGTCGGTGGCCGCCATCAGCGGCACTGCGACCGGCGTCGGCGAGTACAAGTACCCCTACGTCGAGGACATCCGGGTCGGCGTGGCCGGGCTCGCCGCGCCGATCGTCCGGGTCGCCGACTGGACCGACTGGACGGTCACCCCGTACTGGAGCGACGGCACCCGCACCCTGCGCGCCACCATCGGTCACGGCCTGCCGTTCGCGTACTTCCGCACCACCGGCGGCGACGCGGTGATCAACGCGAACGGCGGCGGCTTCACGGTCTTCTCCAACAGCGCCGGCCGGATCAGCTTCAGCGTCCGGGGCCACGACTACGTCGCGTACGCGCCGTCCGGGGCCACCTGGACCGTGAGCGGTACCCGGATCAGCTCCAACCTCGCCGGACGCGGCTACTTCTCGGTCGCCCTGCTGCCGGCCACCGGTGACGCCACGGCCCGCGCCCAGCTCGCCACCACCTACGGCCAGTACGCGCACGCCCACGTCACCGGCACCCGGGTCGGCTACACCTACAACCAGTCGACCAGCCGGGTGGAGACCCGCTACACCTTCACCACCACCCCGCGCGAGGGCACCGAGACGCGGACCGTGGTGAGCCTCTACCCGCACCAGTGGAAGTCGCTGACCGGCGCCACCCCGATCGCACCGACCTACCCGTCGGCGCGCGGCCGGATGAAGGTGCTCACCGGTGTCGGCGAGTTCCGCACCTCGATGCGGTTCCACGGCGTACTGCCCGAGCTGCCGGCGGTCGCCACCGGCGCCGGGGCCGACCTGACCACGCTGCGGCAGCAGCTCGCGGCGGTCCGGAGCAACCCGATGGACCAGCGCGGCGGTGACACCTACTGGACCGGCAAGGGCCTCGGCCGGGCCTCCCGGATCGCCGAGATCGCCGACCTGGTCGGCGACACCGAGACCCGGACCTCGGCGCTGAACGCCATTCGGTCCACGCTCAACGACTGGCTCACCGCCTCACCCGGCGAGACCGAGCGCCTCTTCTACTACGACCAGCGGTGGGGCACCCTGATCGGCTACCCCGCCTCGTACGGCTCCGACCAGGAGCTCAACGACCATCACTTCCACTACGGCTACTACATCGCCGCCGCCGCGACGCTGGCCAAGTTCGACCCGTCCTGGGCCCGTCAGGACCAGTACGGCGGCATGATCGACCTGTTGATCCGGGACGCCAACAACTACGACCGGGCCGACACCCGCTTCCCGTACCTGCGGGACTTCGACATCTACGCCGGACACGACTGGGCCTCCGGGCACGGCTCGTTCGCCAGCGGCAACAACCAGGAGTCGTCGTCCGAGGGGATGAACTTCGCCAACGCCCTGATCCAGTGGGGGCAGGCCACCGGCAACACCGCGGTCCGGGACGCCGGCATCTTCATCTACACCACGCAGGCGGCGGCGATCCACGAGTACTGGTTCGACGTCAACGACGAGAACTTCCCGGCCGGGTTCGGGCACTCGAACGTGGGCATGGTCTGGGGCGACGGCGGAGCGTACGCCACCTGGTTCAGCGCCGAGCCGGAGATGATCCAGGGCATCAACCTGCTGCCGATCACCGGCGGCCACCTGTACCTGGGCTACCACCCGAACTACAACTCCATCAAGTACCAGGAGCTGGTCCGCAACAACGGTGGCGAACCCACCGTGTGGCAGGACATCCACTGGCAGTTCCTCGCCCTCGGTGACGCCGACTCGGCGCTGGCGAAACTGCGCGCCAACCCCGGTTACACGCCGGAGGAGGGCGAGAGCCGGGCACACACCTTCCACTGGATCCGCAACCTGGCCGGGCTGGGCCGGGTCGACACCGGGATCACCGCCGACCACCCGCTGGCCGCCGTCTTCAACCGCAACGGCGCCCGCACCTACGTGGCCAGCAACATCTCCGCCACCCCGCTGACCGTCCGGTTCTCCGACGGTACGCAGCTCACGGTGGCCGCCGGGCGTACCGCCACCAGTGGCGCGCACACCTGGAGCGGTGGCAGTGCCGGCGGGGGCGTACCGCCGGGCCCGACGCCCACCCCGACCCCGACGCCGACTCCGACGCCCACCCCCACGCCCACCCCGACTCCGACGCCGACGAACCCGCCGGGCTCGGGTCAGCCGACCCGCTACCTGCTCGCCGGCGGTGGACTGGGTACGGCCGGCACCGCCGGGACCACGACCGTGGCCAGCGCCGGCGGCACCAACCGTGACGGCACGCCGACCAACCCGTCGGTGTTCACCGCGACCGGGCTCACCCTCGACCACACCGGCGGACAGACCGCCTTCGACCTCCTCCTCGACGCGGGCAACGCGGTCGGCAACGGGGTGCAGGTACGCGTCTCGTACGACCTGACCGGCAACGGAAGCTGGGAAAGGGTGGAGACCTACCGGTACTTCGCCACCGACCCGGTGCCCGGCTGGGAGACCTACACCCAGGCGGCCGGGCTCCACTCCAGCACGGGCAGCCTCGGCAACCTGCGCGGCGGCACGGTCCGTGTGGAGGTCTGGTCCGCGATCGGCAACAACTCCAGCACGCTGGGCGTCGGTAACCGGTCGGTGGTACGCCTGCCGTACTCCTGA
- a CDS encoding PHP domain-containing protein, with amino-acid sequence MRDAVTDLRRIAFLLERANEATYRVRAFRSAANALAALPAAEVAERAHSGTLTELAGVGDVTARCVTESLAGEEPVYLRRLVATEGTDLDAEAAALRGALRGDCHTHSDWSDGGSPIEEMALAAVELGHEYLVLTDHSPRLKVARGLTADRLRRQLDHVAQLNEALPEGFRILTGIEVDILADGSLDQDEELLARLDVVVGSVHSGLGDDRAKMTRRMVSAVANPHLDILGHCTGRMVSSRPAGVTGPGDRGHRARTRAESDFDAETVFSACVEHGTAVEINSRPERQDPPKRLIRRALEAGCLFAINTDAHAPGQLDWQRFGCERAARCGVPADRVVNSWSAEDLVAWTHG; translated from the coding sequence ATGCGTGACGCTGTTACTGACCTGCGCCGGATCGCGTTCCTGCTGGAGCGTGCCAACGAGGCCACCTACCGGGTGCGGGCCTTCCGGTCGGCGGCGAACGCGCTGGCCGCGCTACCCGCCGCCGAGGTGGCCGAGCGGGCCCACAGCGGCACGCTCACCGAGCTGGCCGGGGTCGGTGACGTCACCGCCCGGTGCGTCACCGAGTCGCTGGCCGGTGAGGAACCGGTCTATCTGCGTCGGCTGGTCGCCACCGAGGGCACCGACCTGGACGCCGAGGCGGCCGCGTTGCGTGGCGCGCTGCGCGGTGACTGCCACACCCATTCGGACTGGTCCGACGGTGGTTCGCCGATCGAGGAGATGGCGCTGGCCGCGGTCGAGCTGGGCCACGAGTATCTGGTACTGACCGACCACTCGCCCCGGTTGAAGGTGGCCCGGGGGCTGACCGCCGATCGGCTGCGCCGCCAGCTCGACCACGTGGCCCAGCTCAACGAGGCGCTGCCGGAGGGCTTCCGGATCCTCACCGGCATCGAGGTCGACATCCTCGCCGACGGTTCGCTCGACCAGGACGAGGAGTTGCTGGCCCGGCTGGACGTGGTGGTCGGCTCGGTGCACAGCGGCCTCGGCGACGACCGGGCGAAGATGACCCGACGGATGGTGAGCGCCGTCGCCAACCCGCACCTGGACATCCTCGGTCACTGCACCGGGCGCATGGTGTCCTCGCGTCCGGCCGGGGTGACCGGACCCGGTGACCGGGGGCATCGGGCCCGGACCCGGGCGGAGAGCGACTTCGACGCCGAGACCGTCTTCTCCGCCTGCGTGGAGCACGGCACCGCAGTGGAGATCAACTCTCGGCCGGAACGGCAGGACCCGCCGAAGCGGTTGATCCGGCGGGCCCTGGAGGCCGGGTGTCTGTTCGCGATCAACACCGACGCGCACGCACCGGGGCAGCTCGACTGGCAGCGGTTCGGGTGCGAGCGGGCGGCCCGCTGCGGCGTACCCGCCGACCGGGTCGTCAACAGCTGGTCGGCGGAGGACCTGGTCGCCTGGACCCACGGCTGA
- the deoD gene encoding purine-nucleoside phosphorylase, translating into MSTHIGAKPGEIAERVLMPGDPLRAKWIAETYLEGATCYSTVRGMLGFTGRWNGVEVSVQGSGMGMPSASIYAHELVNEYGVRSLIRVGSCGALTEDLKLRDVIAAIGSSTDSNMNRMRFDGLIDYAPVADFGLLRTSVEVAERRGVAMRVGPILAADAFYTDRPDLYDSLAEYGVLAVEMESAALYTIAARFKARALTLLTVSDHIKTGEKTTSQEREQTFSQMVEIALDTIIA; encoded by the coding sequence ATGAGTACGCACATCGGCGCGAAGCCGGGCGAGATCGCCGAGCGGGTCCTGATGCCGGGTGACCCCCTGCGGGCCAAGTGGATCGCGGAGACCTACCTCGAGGGCGCGACCTGCTACTCGACGGTCCGGGGGATGTTGGGCTTCACTGGGCGTTGGAACGGTGTCGAGGTTTCCGTGCAGGGCTCGGGGATGGGCATGCCGTCCGCCTCGATCTATGCGCACGAGCTGGTGAACGAGTACGGCGTGAGGTCGCTGATCCGGGTCGGTTCGTGCGGCGCCCTGACCGAGGATCTGAAGCTGCGTGACGTGATCGCGGCGATCGGGTCGTCGACGGACTCGAACATGAACCGGATGCGGTTCGACGGGCTGATCGACTACGCCCCGGTCGCCGACTTCGGGTTGCTGCGTACCTCGGTGGAGGTGGCCGAGCGGCGCGGCGTCGCGATGCGGGTGGGGCCGATCCTGGCGGCGGACGCCTTCTACACGGACCGGCCGGACCTCTACGACAGCCTGGCCGAGTACGGCGTGCTGGCGGTGGAGATGGAGTCGGCCGCGCTCTACACGATCGCGGCGCGCTTCAAGGCGCGGGCGTTGACCCTGTTGACGGTCAGCGACCACATCAAGACCGGTGAGAAGACCACCTCGCAGGAGCGGGAGCAGACGTTCAGCCAGATGGTCGAGATCGCGCTGGACACCATCATCGCCTGA
- a CDS encoding thioesterase family protein, with translation MTHALADQPAVAYGHVGPAMVHFDDLDALGLLHNARYALLLERAITAYWSDQGVAYRAGRATTPDVFHAVREFSITYRAPVTGTGPIAVHFWLEHFGTSSAEYAYRFHSLDDTTTYAEGRRAIVRLDPATMRPTPWTDVARAVAGTLLRPTAT, from the coding sequence ATGACCCACGCCCTCGCCGACCAGCCCGCCGTCGCGTACGGCCACGTCGGGCCGGCCATGGTGCACTTCGACGACCTCGACGCGCTCGGTCTGCTGCACAACGCCCGGTACGCGCTGCTGCTGGAGCGTGCGATCACCGCGTACTGGTCGGATCAGGGGGTGGCCTACCGCGCCGGACGGGCCACCACGCCGGACGTGTTCCACGCGGTCCGCGAGTTCAGCATCACCTATCGCGCGCCGGTCACCGGCACCGGCCCGATCGCCGTGCACTTCTGGCTGGAGCACTTCGGCACCAGCAGCGCCGAGTACGCCTACCGGTTCCACTCCCTCGACGACACCACCACGTACGCGGAAGGGCGGCGGGCGATCGTCCGGCTCGACCCGGCGACCATGCGCCCGACACCGTGGACGGACGTGGCCCGGGCGGTCGCCGGCACGCTGCTCCGGCCGACGGCGACCTGA